The DNA region ATTATATATGAATTATTGAATTTGAGTATGAAATAATGTGACATCAAGTGATAGGCTGAGTTTCTCTAATTATTTACCATGCTTCCCTCTGGCcaatggccttgaatttttgcatgaagcTTGTTTGACATGTCAACATCCCctgtgattttttgtggatttttgcAATCCATTTTCGTTTTGATTCATATTTTTTCTTGCTGCCTAGCATGTTAGAGTTCCATAGGTGTAACCTTTAGCATTTATGTTGCCATATCCTCATaattaatccaatggacatgaaaaTTGATAGCATAGTTCCTGACACATTAATGTAgcttttggctttggtcctactaatttaCCATGAACCATTACTGTTTACCATTAGATAGAAGTTGATGCATATTTGTAGGcttcatttgatgttgtttttgcatgcttgatatgtttaattaattcccattaatctactagtccaaatgacttgaaaattaACATATGGCTTGCTGAATGTCTTCTGGTTAGAacataatttttgtggatttttgcaatcaattttcaaattgattcGTATTTTTTCTTGCTGCCTAGCATGTTAGAATTCCATTGGTGTAACCTTTAGCATTTATATTGCCATATCCTCATaattaatccaatggacatgaaactTTGTAGGATAGTTCTTAACATGTTAAGGTAgcttttggctttggtcccatgAATTTTGAATGTAACAATTGCTGTTTGCCATTAGATGGAAGTTGATGCATAATTTTTGACTTCActtgatgttgtttttgcatgctgtaccatgtttaattaattccCATTGATCTACcagtccaaatgacttgaaatttaaTATGTGGCTTGTTGAATGCCTTCTGGTTAGGatagaatttttgtggattttttggatcCTTTTTGACATGTGGTTGGATATGATCTTGCTGGTTGTTTGTATGAGACTCAACTTTGCTTCATTTGCCTTCTAGGTTGCATAATTTAAAATGTGTAtatagtttggatatgggaccaattgggatccctttgtcATTGATATTACTTGAATTTAATCATGAATTGGctgctgttttaggatttttccatctttttgaccctaggctagtcctagtggtcatggTACTTACCTTTGAGTGTGATTATGCCTTTTCAGGTTAAAGATAATGATTAAGGAGATTTGCTCCACATTTTGGACTTGTTTCACTTGACTTATGCACTAACCcaatttgttttgtagggtgtttggttcatgtgagccttgtgctatgcaTATTATTGTATGATTGAACATTGTTAATTGAACATTATGCTATTATCTgtttatgaatgggatgctgatgttattggattgtttccaggtaccctttagccgctcagttctcttaagaacttgctttgctttgcttaaatagcaacttgcattgaggtataaaaccttcttcttcatgtagtctggagacccggtctgttatttgaccgggcaaattgtctgaagtcctccttaagaggcattgattgtgtatgtttatatttgtcccaagcaggaaaagtcctcattcgaggcaattggtggaaggtagggataagcaatctatcccccactattcagtgagtcttctccttgctcccattacatggttgtagcatcgagatcccaacccaagatctatcgagtccaattggggaaagagttccatctttctgaactcccccacattcttatatttacatgctctctcggacatgagatagaagcaatgaggcacacccctcataccctttcatctgcttcacctgagcccctcaatggccaggttaagagcgacacttacctattacagtggactttcatagtcaaacccttttgcttgagcctcatgaatggttatagcgtgtgctacttgaatttatgtgattgattacttgattcatttatacatgattacttgattgccatggtgcatttactatcattgattgccattgtgcattttacctttgattgccattagtgcatgttcatgtcatttgtccttgtgacattgtttgctcacccattgaggaaccagttataagtccctgtaaggtggcatctgttcccatgacatggaaggggtagagtgtaagacctcattggtcactcatacccattgcctagtgcatttagttgttgtatgtgaggattcattgtaagtccctgtgatgtggcatttgtattcctaggatcatactgtggaggttaacataagtccagatggattggcagttgacttccctgttttgtttctgttttattctgatggagattagtgtaagtccatagagtggcttctgatatccttgcttgttttaggagacaggtataagaccattgagtggcatccagtatccgcttttatttaccttcatctgttaccatgtttattgctcatttgtagcctattcctaaggacgcacttgagtcatcttctatatgacttcaagaggcggacccttctaagaagttttacattccaccattatccattcatcccattatgtcctaccttttcacacatgttttaaaacctgagataagtgttgtgcaaacattctcactctttccaaattagaaacttggaccttaagtccacGATTTTCCAAgcttcatttttgtaaatacttcattttgaattgactttaatcatactttgacctttttgtaaataatccaaataacttcacccattcaaatgattttgtggctttgtccatgtttgttaagttttcatacattagctataggtttgatttaccctagttggttgatattaatctcacctatttgtccttagtagatgaattgtaagtcttccttgcttattatagggttaacccctctctagcaagttgaagcttttctcacatggtggactagttgttataaaaggttgagttttctcccgtgggtaacgtaagacctttaagcttgtgttttaaaattgaatccactaatttttggaagtttttagccgaactacggcgttttgatccttacctttgatggaaggtacgtaggcaatggttatccatccaaacacaaaaataactaatttgtacattctttcctcatcatcccaatcatgtttgcacattacttatgtcatgacaaataataattttcaaacaacaaagtgtgaaaagggctccctaggagtacctaggacgcattgggtgcctaacaccttcccattgcgtaatttaccccttaccccgatctctgatcttttattggttttctacgtgtaaaacttcttaggtttttgttcgctttttaaccaatccttaggataaataaaagtgcggtggcgactctatgttcattgtatacattgcttatgatttaattaatagatcatatagtaacgaatacaccgctacagaaaagtggcgactctgctggggacacttaTCCTGGTGGTATTGCCAACTTTTCACCTTTGTGTGGTATATTATTActtgttatttgacatatttttgtacaatttgggataactgtattgattgtaatgtttgaattgcttgatatacaaatgttgtttgctttggtgatctgtgagatgagttctacacccgaactcgagtgcaccttaggataggagaatggcatagtcttgttgactggtgtggagtagtccttagccagttgacttgcgagtccattcacttggtggaggtcatgttggattaataatgtcacacaagttatttgtggttaggcattattctttcaatcatgtgccttagaagccaaggaccttagtttaccaaacccatcttggcctatttttaggacgtagtgcggaggtcgttcagatgtaagttctgatgcgattgtcacgcgatactacactcataagagtttctcttgagaatattcttggaatacgagtattcgttcctccgataatattcgaaagatggaacgatgattatgggaacctctgatagaacatgtctggcaggtttaaaccctagtacactccctttgggtggttcttaaccaagactccatgctcgtgactctcagcaaacccgtgattcgtggttgagtcgttcaagcatcgttaatatcaatggatcccggatcaggtgtaaaacctaaaatccatcaaagcggctggttgatattaaggatgtttgaaccggttcaggtaccgttaatatcaatggaacttgggtgtcgataaggtgcaaacctaaatccaccaaaatggatgattgatattagggatacatcgagctttcccatgacctttgtttggtgtgctttgcttgatccttgagtgtgattgttgcattcatacattcatgcattcatctacatttcatgtcatcaaaaaagaaaaagagaaaattttcaaggaacttaaagggtttatttgcaaaattttcagacatggaaagaccaaagaggcatacgaagaagtacagtttccgaCAGCCTGATGTAAaggagttaaggaatctgacatcttatgtactagatcccctgggtttcaaggctcgatatgggaagcttctgccgctgctgactactcaggtggatgagggattgatgaatacccttgctcagttctatgatccgctgtatcactgcttcttatttccggacttccagctgttgcctactttggaagagtactctcaccttattgggatcccgattctggatcaggtgccgttcagtggcctagagagtattccatctgctcgtGAGATTGCTAGTCTATTGCATATAGATGAAGCTTTGATCAAAGCCAATCTGATTACCAAAGGTGGGATTAAGGGTTTCTCTTCAGAGTTCCTTGTCGCTCAAGCTACCTTCTATGGAGAagccaggagtgaggatgcctttgaggctctgtttgtattactcatctatggattagtgctatttcccaactttgacaagttcgtggacgtgaatgctattaggatcttctcagttcttaatccggttccgactttgttgggcgatgcctatttctctctgcacctgaggaatatgaagggtagtggagttattgtctgctgtctacctttgctgtacaagtggtttatttcgcacttgccgcagaccattgcttttaaggagaacaagggatgtctacggtggtctcagagactcatgtccctcaccaatgatgatatctcttggtacgaTCGTGTatatgatactgtgcagattattgattcttgtggtgaattcccgaatgtgcctcttctcggtacatgtggtgggatcagctacaaccctacacttgcacgtcgtcagcttgggttccccctaaaggataaacctcataacattctgttagaaggtgtattctttcaggagggtaaagatccccaaggcttgaaagccagattcgtccgcgcttggcgcaatatccgaaagaagagtaggaatgaattgggtccgaagaattgcattgctttggagccttatacttccTGGGTCAGACAGCGAGTCGCTGAATACCTGATGCCTTACgactacccgagacctacacctttggatgtggctgggccttcaaccctccctatccaacgtgtagaggagttgagagaagaagacctttcacgtgcttggatccgtgaaagagaagaattgctgcaacagattaaggaaaaggatgctctgattgagtttcttgagcatcaggtgatcgacgatccgaatgatgcatggacttctttacttcctcagtcttccaaattctggaagaggaagtatgatcagcttgccaaggcaaaggcggatatggaagcagcttatgagagagagattaagaaGTTGTGTGCctctcgtcttccagcatccagagctcctagggatccataggatgttgttttccttttctccttgtaattaaatcaaaatgctgtacttctttgtcaaatatattgaatgagatattttccatgtgaattcaaaatgctttaaatattcaaaatactgcaaacaataccctaagggttccttgaaaataaaacaaagcatctgcacaagcatgtcatgcatcattttgcataagcaggtaccttgtttctggtctccctgaTTCTAACcttgtgatcttcatttattttgaagacaagctgactcaccggtattatacccgagccaattctgcaagagtaatggatcagctagagcaagagaacagagaactgagagatgaagtcgccagacttggcgctctgatggagcaacttcttgccgcccagaatcagcctgctcaaccgcctgcaactcccGTCCAGGGGACTGTGATCTCAGAGGTTGCTACTTCTGTTGTGCCTGCTGCCAATGTTCAGTATATGCCCAATGTCATGCCAGCCGGGTacccgtggggtatgcctccaggtttcatgcctgacaTCCCTGCTCCAACCTTCGttcatatgccggcatctagcccggtcattaCTGCTGCTCCTCCTGTAGTGCATACCTTGCCAAGGGCAGAAGaaaccatttatcattccgagccatctgaaggcccggacgttaatgaaaaaatggatgctatgaatgaccaattccttgagctgaggaaggaattgaagaccctccgtggtaaagacctattcggcaagtctgctgccgagctctGCCTAGTTCCAGGTGTCAAAATACCcatcaaattcaaagttcctgactttgagaagtacaaagggaatacctgtccgcttgctcacctggtcatgtacgccaggaagatgtcaactcagactgacaacgatcagcttttgatccactactttcaggacagtctgtccggtgctgcgctTCGGTGGTATATGAACCTGAACAGTGCCAACATCCaatccttcaatgaccttggcgaggctttcgtcaagcaatacaaatacaacgtcgatatggcgcctgacagagatcaactcaggtctatgtcgcagaaggataaagaaactttcaaggagtacgcccagaggtggcgagagcttgcagcgcaaatcactccaccgctcgaggagaaagaaatgactaagattttccttaaaactcttagctcattttattatgagcgaatggtggctagtgctccctcagacttcactgaaatggtgaatatggggatgagacttgaagagggtgtccgtgaaggacgtttggccaaagatgaaggctcttctagcaagaggtatggct from Lathyrus oleraceus cultivar Zhongwan6 chromosome 1, CAAS_Psat_ZW6_1.0, whole genome shotgun sequence includes:
- the LOC127131518 gene encoding uncharacterized protein LOC127131518; the protein is MERPKRHTKKYSFRQPDVKELRNLTSYVLDPLGFKARYGKLLPLLTTQVDEGLMNTLAQFYDPLYHCFLFPDFQLLPTLEEYSHLIGIPILDQVPFSGLESIPSAREIASLLHIDEALIKANLITKGGIKGFSSEFLVAQATFYGEARSEDAFEALFVLLIYGLVLFPNFDKFVDVNAIRIFSVLNPVPTLLGDAYFSLHLRNMKGSGVIVCCLPLLYKWFISHLPQTIAFKENKGCLRWSQRLMSLTNDDISWYDRVYDTVQIIDSCGEFPNVPLLGTCGGISYNPTLARRQLGFPLKDKPHNILLEGVFFQEGKDPQGLKARFVRAWRNIRKKSRNELGPKNCIALEPYTSWVRQRVAEYLMPYDYPRPTPLDVAGPSTLPIQRVEELREEDLSRAWIREREELLQQIKEKDALIEFLEHQVIDDPNDAWTSLLPQSSKFWKRKYDQLAKAKADMEAAYEREIKKLCASRLPASRAPRDP